The Methanosarcina barkeri str. Wiesmoor DNA segment TAGGACTTATCAGGCCCAAGCTGATCCATGAGTCGGAAATAATGCCCAAAAAGGGTTGTCAATTCTTTTCGGCCTTCTCCGTGATAATCCAGGATGTAATCCCCATCTACCAGAAAAATAACCTTCCCCGCAGTTTTCATTTTTTTATAGATGCAGGCCAGAATAAGATTATGAAATTGATCCCCGACTTCCTTTGAATATTTGTTTTTCAGCAGCTTAAGAAAACTTAGAGTACCTATCTGCCTATGAAGGGCTTCCACACTGAATTTAGATAGTTTTTCATTCCCAGATAGTTTTTCATTTCCAGATAGCTTTTCACTAAGGCTGCGGAGCGCTCGAGAGTACTTTTTCGGTTCCAGATCTTCGGTATACTCTCCACCATAGTCAATAAAAGTAAACTCTACTGGAAGTAAGCCATTCTTTTTTCCGTTAAGTTCATAAATTGCCAGGTCTGTACGGTCTGTACTTTTTGGAGTTATTCCGCTCTCAAGTCCGGAAAGCATAGATTCAATCCTTAGTTTTTTTTCGCTTTTCGTAGAGAGCTGCCAGACTTTTTCCTCTTCTCTATCGGAAGACAAAATAATTTCCCTGTGGGTTCCTTCATAAAAGTCCACAAAATGGCTATATAAGGCAAGCAGCAAAAGAGTCTTGCCTGAGCGCGAGGGTCCATAAACAAAGACCTCAGAAGCCTGAATGCCCCGAACGAAAGTTGTTGACATCAGAAGGAAAAAAACCGCCAGAAAAGCTATTCCAAGATTTTTCAGTTCTTCGGACTCAATTTCAAAAATCTGCCTTATCCCCTCGATTGAAAATGGGTACACGAACTCGAGAAGCCTTATAAGAAGGTAATAGCTGAGAACAAGAAAGAAAAATCGAGACCCTGACCTGGCATATCTGGCAAGTGAACTGAACTGGTTTCTGGAAAGGACCTGCAAAGCTAGCAGGCTTCCTGCAAGAAACCCCAGAACAAAGCCGTTTGTGCTTAAAAAATCATGCTGAGATAGAAGGTGGAGTACAGGCAAAAAGCCTGCAAACAAAAAAAGGCTTCCTCTCCTCGACTGCTCGTGCAGAGCTAGTCCAAAAGCGTTTGCAATCAGGAAGGCCGGGAAAAAACTCAGCCAGAAAATTCCAGGCCCTGAAATACTCGGAACTTCAATCCGTCCTCCATAAGTTATGAGAAGAAAGGATAAAAGCAGGATAAAACCTGCTGCAGGCAGTTCAGAGAGTAATTTCCAGTTTCCTTGAATCCTCATGATTCAATGCCTCTTTTATACTTTTTTCTTCGTATAGCCTGTTGATCCTTTCTCTAACATTTCCCCCTCTATTTTCCAGATTTGCCAGTTCTCCAGCCTCTCTAAGGTCCAGAAGTGCTTTTCGAGTAATGTATTTCCCTTCCTGGAGTTTCAGCACATGGTGAAGTACATTATCCTTATTGTTTTCATAGACTTCCCAGAAGCCGCCTCCAGCGGTCAGAGGAGAGATATTATCCAGAAAACCGGATGCAGAGAAGAAGGTGAGGGCAATATCCCATGGCCCTGTATGGTTGTGAGTTGCAAGTTTGGCATCATTGATGTTCTTTAAGGCAAGAGTCCCATTTATTTCATCTTTGATTGCATCGGCTATGCGTTCGCTTGTGAGCTGGCTTGAGATGTAGGATGACCTTGAGGAAACAACAAGAGCCGCTTTTCCGAAGTTCCAGCGTTCAGTCGTGCTGATAGGGATCATCAGGTTATGAACCCCGAGTTTATAGCTTTCAATCAGGTTCTTGTACGTGACCAGAATTTCCTCAATGAGTTTGTCAAGTTCGCATTTTCCACTATCATCCCAGTCAAGGTCAGTCATGTCGGAACTTGCATCAATCAGGGAGAGGATCTTCGGATTTATATCCCCAAACTTGGTCATATAGAGACTGATTGAGGTCTTGCCCCCAAGCCCGTGGAGGTTATTCATCCTGGTAACCTCCTCATAAAATTGTCCGTAATACCTGTTCAGGTCTCTCCGGTTTGCAAGAGTTTCTTCGGTCAGGGTTTCGACTTTTTCAATTAGGGCTGAAAGGGCATGTTTTTCCTGAAGGCTTTTTCCAAGCTCCAGTAATTCCGCTTCGACCCGACTAAATTTTCCGGAATAGTCTTCCTTTTGCAGGTTTTTTTCGGTCAGGATTTCTCTAAAAACGCTTCTCAGTTTGGGCCGGTCTCTGGACTTGAAACCCTGTTCAATTTCCTCAAGCTCAAAATCCTGAAGTTCCATCCCGGAAAACAGAGATTCGAGCACTTTACTCTTAAGTTCCTCAGATTTTCTGTTCAGGCGTTCGCTCAAAAAGCGCTCAGGAACCGAGAGTTCGAAGGGGCTGCTTATCTGGAGATACTCCCTTCCAGTACTCTTGATATATTCCTCTTTGTTTCGTTTCTTTGCTTCATAGTTCCTGAGGGACTTGGTCTTGTTTCCCTTTATTGCTACGAGGACTTTTTCTTTTATTCCGGCAGTTTCGAGCCGGTTGATTTTGTAGTCATAGAAATAATATAGTGCAATTGCTTCAAGAAGACTTCCTAGCTCTGTTAAATTCAGGTCAAGATCCCTGGAAAGCGTTTCAAGCTCTCTCTGAAGGTCAGGGACCCCGGCCAGGAGAAGCCAGCTGTCCTTATCCCCGCTTTTTATATTTCCTTCATTGAGATTGCAAAGAAACGCATCAATTTTTGTTTTCAGGTCATATTCGTGCTCCTGAAGTACCTTCAATTTCTCTTTCTGGTTGAAATATTCCTCAAGCTCCAGGTCGTTGTCGTTTAAGGCTTTGTCAACAGCTTTTTCAACCTGAATGTGAAGTTCATTAAGTAAATCCCGCTCATCCTGTCTCCTCTGGAGTTCGGCTTCTACTTCCAGAGTCTCTTCTTTTAAGCTTTTAGCTTTTGCATTCAACCTGTCCATAAAGGAAACAAGGTCCTGTTTTCCTTTCAGGACATTTATAAGCACGGACTCGACAGTTTCTTCTTCAATCCCTGCAGTCCGTTTAAATAGCCTTGCAGTTTCTTCTATGCCTGAGAGAGCTTCGGGAATCAATCTAAAGAGCACTTTGTCATTTTCATCTTTTAGCTCATCTTCCTTTACACTGAGAGTGAAGGTTTTTACCTTAGAAAGAAAACTCAGCATATCTTCGTAGTTATTTATTTTTTCGATACTGGTTTCAGCCGAAATGTTATTCTGGATAAAGAATTCAACCGCGCCCGGGCTCTGGTAGTTGAGAAGTTTTTCAATCTCGTTTTTCCAGACTTTTTCAACGTTTCCGTACTCCTTTTTGATATATTCGGAGTCCGCCCGCGTAGGAGGCATTTCCCTGAATAGGTCCTGGCTATCAAGCAGGGCTTTTACGCTTCTGTTAATTTCTTTTCGTGTTGCAGTAATCGCTTCGAGTTCCAG contains these protein-coding regions:
- a CDS encoding tubulin-like doman-containing protein yields the protein MNRGGNISLQLPMDLTIVGLGGCGKRLCEEICRHDWILDSYLVPGKRLRVYTMDTDANERADDEWYRRQVKSRIQEMGAGGNIEYKYYYLPSLANITQTSDLASQEVAEKIKDRKSEPLVKTWWMNDSGDFGLSFEELRAIDPFLIDDFGGGVHRRRAISKAIFYKVLSQGQASGFPTFPSKGTTALIVGLGGGTGSGMFIDLARYIRALKGESSQIWLFAVIPTTKEGEKEQLNAAIALTELEYLNLNERLFNHIILTSLGPTGYKKGEEAKVEVHEFDSMFPHILTNFFHIKKGDINLSDSKRLYSSFVFADAHVIEYPVDELKALKKQYEEVILELEAITATRKEINRSVKALLDSQDLFREMPPTRADSEYIKKEYGNVEKVWKNEIEKLLNYQSPGAVEFFIQNNISAETSIEKINNYEDMLSFLSKVKTFTLSVKEDELKDENDKVLFRLIPEALSGIEETARLFKRTAGIEEETVESVLINVLKGKQDLVSFMDRLNAKAKSLKEETLEVEAELQRRQDERDLLNELHIQVEKAVDKALNDNDLELEEYFNQKEKLKVLQEHEYDLKTKIDAFLCNLNEGNIKSGDKDSWLLLAGVPDLQRELETLSRDLDLNLTELGSLLEAIALYYFYDYKINRLETAGIKEKVLVAIKGNKTKSLRNYEAKKRNKEEYIKSTGREYLQISSPFELSVPERFLSERLNRKSEELKSKVLESLFSGMELQDFELEEIEQGFKSRDRPKLRSVFREILTEKNLQKEDYSGKFSRVEAELLELGKSLQEKHALSALIEKVETLTEETLANRRDLNRYYGQFYEEVTRMNNLHGLGGKTSISLYMTKFGDINPKILSLIDASSDMTDLDWDDSGKCELDKLIEEILVTYKNLIESYKLGVHNLMIPISTTERWNFGKAALVVSSRSSYISSQLTSERIADAIKDEINGTLALKNINDAKLATHNHTGPWDIALTFFSASGFLDNISPLTAGGGFWEVYENNKDNVLHHVLKLQEGKYITRKALLDLREAGELANLENRGGNVRERINRLYEEKSIKEALNHEDSRKLEITL